A section of the Paenibacillus yonginensis genome encodes:
- a CDS encoding MarR family winged helix-turn-helix transcriptional regulator: MTVDEHKGKIFASLFIIANRLQVLGDRLDPEVTVKQWLLVAIMYKSQPRILSVKEIAGVLGVSHQNVMQMVRSLEKKGFVQISVDDSDRRFKRIGLTERCQEYFAARGDRELAFLHDLFGGFSEDDLRHFAALIDQFISNIMKLEARSSS, encoded by the coding sequence ATGACTGTGGATGAGCATAAAGGGAAGATTTTCGCCTCGCTGTTCATTATCGCCAATCGGCTGCAGGTGCTCGGGGATCGGCTGGATCCCGAAGTAACGGTGAAGCAGTGGCTCTTGGTTGCCATTATGTACAAAAGTCAGCCGCGCATACTCTCTGTGAAAGAAATTGCCGGCGTACTCGGTGTCTCTCATCAGAATGTCATGCAAATGGTCCGGAGTCTGGAAAAGAAAGGGTTTGTCCAGATTTCCGTCGATGATTCGGATCGCCGGTTCAAACGAATCGGCCTTACCGAGAGGTGTCAGGAGTATTTTGCGGCGAGAGGGGATCGGGAGCTGGCTTTTTTACATGATTTGTTCGGCGGCTTCTCGGAGGATGATCTCCGGCACTTCGCAGCCTTGATTGACCAGTTCATATCGAACATCATGAAGTTGGAAGCACGTTCTTCATCTTAA
- a CDS encoding PTS sugar transporter subunit IIA, translating into MILEHASGAQILIHVGMNTVSLKGEGFTAHVKTGDVITRGQLLLEFDIALIEQAGYPVITPVIVPNGQECVKQVEVAASQSDPAQAVITIQC; encoded by the coding sequence ATTATACTGGAGCACGCTTCAGGCGCGCAAATCCTGATTCATGTCGGAATGAATACCGTATCTCTGAAGGGGGAGGGCTTTACGGCACATGTCAAAACGGGGGATGTGATCACCCGGGGACAACTGCTGCTGGAGTTCGACATCGCCCTGATTGAGCAAGCGGGTTATCCCGTGATAACGCCTGTCATTGTACCGAATGGTCAGGAATGTGTGAAGCAGGTGGAGGTAGCTGCAAGTCAGAGCGATCCTGCCCAAGCGGTTATCACCATTCAGTGCTGA
- a CDS encoding LacI family DNA-binding transcriptional regulator, producing the protein MATIKDIAKLLDISVSAVSMALNDSPEIGEKTKIKVREAAKQLNYIKNGSAIDLQRQKTNIVLLITDNPTRSYFTDSLQVIQQELIAKQIDLVIITANDKHKGTAERFISENRADAVICMSKFISEEFINLYANKNMPVFVLGRAAKLITNEHVINVPLDYKRVGEDITEYLIDKGHRKIAFVRGSRTSIGSNYRYKGYLRTLKRYQFELDKELVFEARGSDYDHGYGITESIVEHIESGRVDGIFYATDDLAVGGLQKLLERGIAVPDDVSIVGYNNYPISRMVTPPITTVDLHQQQIMRRVAKSLIAMLEGNKVKADLVQKLQKGAIFHSEIIERSSVKSRE; encoded by the coding sequence ATGGCAACGATTAAGGATATTGCAAAATTACTCGATATTTCAGTTTCGGCGGTTTCTATGGCATTGAATGACAGTCCGGAAATTGGCGAGAAGACCAAGATCAAAGTAAGAGAAGCTGCCAAGCAGCTTAACTATATCAAGAACGGCTCGGCGATTGATTTGCAGCGGCAGAAGACCAATATCGTGCTGCTGATTACGGATAACCCGACCCGTTCCTATTTTACCGACTCCTTGCAGGTCATCCAGCAGGAGTTGATTGCGAAGCAAATCGATTTGGTCATTATTACAGCGAATGACAAGCATAAAGGAACGGCTGAGCGGTTTATTTCCGAGAATCGGGCGGACGCGGTCATCTGCATGTCCAAATTTATCTCTGAGGAATTTATTAATCTTTATGCCAATAAGAATATGCCGGTGTTTGTGCTGGGCCGGGCCGCCAAGCTGATTACAAATGAACATGTGATCAATGTCCCCCTCGATTATAAGCGTGTCGGGGAGGATATCACCGAGTATCTCATTGACAAGGGACATCGCAAGATTGCTTTCGTGAGGGGAAGCCGGACATCCATTGGCTCGAACTATCGGTATAAAGGATATTTGAGAACGTTGAAGAGATATCAATTTGAGCTGGATAAAGAGCTTGTGTTTGAAGCGCGCGGCAGCGATTATGACCACGGCTACGGCATTACGGAGAGCATTGTGGAACACATTGAATCCGGCCGGGTTGACGGAATCTTTTACGCTACGGATGATCTGGCTGTAGGAGGCTTGCAGAAGCTGCTGGAGAGAGGGATCGCTGTGCCCGATGACGTATCCATTGTAGGTTACAACAACTATCCAATCTCCAGAATGGTCACTCCGCCGATTACGACGGTGGATCTGCATCAGCAGCAAATTATGCGTAGAGTGGCCAAATCCTTAATCGCCATGCTAGAGGGGAATAAAGTTAAGGCCGATTTGGTCCAGAAGCTGCAGAAGGGCGCTATTTTCCATTCGGAAATTATAGAAAGAAGCTCGGTGAAAAGTAGAGAGTAA
- a CDS encoding PTS transporter subunit EIIC, which yields MSNKETATSIIKLVGGSQNISSLIHCATRLRFELHDSSKADREALKALPKVLGVMDAQGQTMVIIGPTVNEMHAEIMQQLESGAGAEGAAAASSASPATNAKGSKKSWFDKLLATISAIFTPYIPILATSGIIKGLIDILAQSGVLPATSNTYLILAGAGNALIYFFPILLAFTAAQKFGANPYIGAAIGAALMEPNITGITTTGNVIDFLGIRFTAMNFSSTVIPIILAIWAYSHLDKLLKRFLPKMLQFVFVPLLSMLIMVPLTLMVFGPVGGLLANLVADGYEFFLNSNVILFNAVFGALFIYVIMLGIHWVVLPLQLSYLAEHGMEYSLGSGGMGNYALLGVCLAVMVISKSKEERTIASSSAFVNFLSGVTEPGLYGVVMKNKKYFISLTLGGLVGGIIFGMTKSYITNFAFTGLFGLPAFLSSPTATTYFIAVGVTLAVSFFATILLSKQNIQFKKQKS from the coding sequence ATGAGTAACAAAGAGACGGCAACAAGCATCATTAAACTCGTGGGAGGGAGCCAAAACATTTCGAGCCTGATTCATTGCGCGACAAGACTGCGCTTTGAACTGCATGATAGTTCCAAGGCCGATCGCGAGGCGCTCAAAGCATTGCCGAAAGTGCTGGGGGTGATGGATGCTCAAGGGCAAACGATGGTCATCATCGGCCCTACAGTCAATGAGATGCACGCTGAAATCATGCAGCAATTGGAGAGCGGCGCAGGGGCTGAAGGAGCCGCGGCGGCGAGCTCGGCAAGCCCGGCTACTAATGCCAAGGGGAGCAAGAAGTCCTGGTTTGATAAGCTGCTGGCAACGATTTCCGCGATTTTTACGCCGTATATTCCTATTTTGGCGACATCGGGGATTATTAAAGGGCTTATTGATATTTTGGCTCAATCGGGGGTACTTCCGGCTACCAGCAACACTTATTTAATCCTGGCTGGCGCAGGGAATGCCTTGATCTATTTCTTCCCGATCTTGCTTGCCTTCACAGCAGCTCAGAAGTTCGGGGCTAACCCTTACATCGGGGCAGCGATTGGCGCAGCATTGATGGAACCGAACATTACGGGCATCACGACGACGGGGAATGTGATCGACTTCCTGGGGATCCGGTTTACGGCGATGAACTTTTCCAGTACGGTTATTCCGATTATTTTAGCTATCTGGGCCTACTCCCATCTGGATAAGCTCCTGAAAAGATTTCTGCCCAAGATGCTGCAATTCGTCTTTGTGCCGCTCTTGTCCATGCTGATTATGGTTCCTTTGACTTTGATGGTATTTGGCCCTGTCGGCGGACTGCTGGCGAATCTGGTAGCTGATGGGTACGAGTTCTTCCTGAACTCCAACGTTATTCTTTTTAACGCCGTATTTGGCGCTCTGTTCATTTACGTCATCATGCTGGGGATTCATTGGGTTGTGCTGCCCCTGCAACTGTCCTATCTGGCTGAACACGGCATGGAATACAGCCTGGGTTCAGGCGGAATGGGGAACTACGCGCTGCTTGGAGTGTGCCTCGCCGTGATGGTCATCTCCAAGAGCAAGGAAGAGAGAACGATTGCCAGTTCCTCCGCCTTCGTCAACTTCTTGTCAGGTGTGACTGAACCGGGATTGTACGGGGTTGTCATGAAGAACAAGAAATATTTCATCTCGCTCACACTGGGCGGTTTAGTTGGCGGTATCATCTTCGGCATGACCAAGTCCTATATTACGAACTTTGCGTTTACGGGTCTGTTCGGCCTGCCGGCCTTTCTGTCTTCGCCAACGGCAACGACCTATTTCATCGCAGTGGGGGTAACTTTGGCGGTTTCCTTCTTTGCTACGATTCTATTAAGCAAGCAAAACATTCAGTTCAAGAAACAGAAGTCGTAG
- a CDS encoding SDR family NAD(P)-dependent oxidoreductase, translating to MDMGLKNKTALVTGSTRGIGKAIAFELAREGVHVLINGRNNDDVERTVAEIQAAFPETEPRNAAADLVDSQQREALFAKFPNVDILVNSMGIYEIMSYDDVDDAVWEKYFRTNFLAANALSKFYLPSMMSREYGRIIFIASEEAVMPSGQMPQYSVTKSMLLSLSKSLSKLTLGTEVTVNTILPGPTLSENVRQIIESVYANEEMTFEAKEKDFMTKNLPQSEIGRFIRPVEIGRLTAFICSPMASAFKGSPIRMDGGMVPTLF from the coding sequence ATGGATATGGGATTAAAGAATAAGACAGCTTTAGTAACGGGATCAACTAGAGGCATAGGAAAAGCAATTGCCTTTGAACTTGCCAGGGAAGGCGTTCATGTTCTCATAAATGGTCGTAACAACGATGACGTAGAGCGTACGGTAGCTGAGATCCAAGCGGCATTCCCGGAAACGGAACCTCGAAATGCAGCTGCCGATCTCGTCGATTCGCAGCAGAGGGAGGCTTTATTCGCGAAATTCCCCAACGTCGATATCCTCGTCAACAGCATGGGGATCTATGAGATCATGTCCTATGACGACGTAGACGATGCTGTATGGGAGAAGTACTTCCGTACGAACTTTCTCGCTGCCAACGCCTTAAGCAAGTTTTACTTGCCTTCCATGATGAGCCGCGAATACGGCCGTATTATCTTCATCGCAAGTGAGGAGGCCGTCATGCCTTCCGGACAGATGCCTCAATACAGCGTAACCAAATCGATGCTGCTGTCCTTGTCCAAGAGCTTGTCCAAGCTGACGCTCGGCACCGAAGTTACAGTGAACACGATCCTGCCGGGACCCACCCTCTCCGAGAACGTGCGCCAGATTATTGAGAGCGTGTATGCAAACGAAGAGATGACCTTTGAAGCGAAAGAGAAGGACTTCATGACGAAGAACCTGCCTCAATCGGAAATCGGACGGTTTATCAGACCCGTGGAGATCGGCCGATTGACTGCTTTCATCTGCAGCCCGATGGCATCCGCCTTCAAAGGATCCCCGATCCGCATGGATGGGGGAATGGTACCGACCCTATTTTGA